A region from the Stygiolobus caldivivus genome encodes:
- a CDS encoding translation initiation factor IF-2 subunit gamma, which yields MPWPQVQPEVNIGVVGHVDHGKTTLVQAITGVWTSKHSEELKRGMTIKLGYAEANVGLCGNCPLPDAYVTEPSCAHCGSTEEPKFLRKVSFIDAPGHEVLMATMLSGAALMDGAILVVAANEPFPQPQTREHFFALGIINIKNIIIVQNKVDVVSKEEAIKQYNQIKEFLKGTWAEGAPIIPVSALHKINIDALIEAIQKYIPTPERDLSKPPIMLVIRSFDVNKPGTSYNELKGGVLGGSVIQGKIEVGDEIKVLPGIRIEKGGGKAEYEPLYSKVTSIRFSDLEVKEAKPGGLMAIGTELDPSYVKADSLVGSVVVKANYDVPVLFEMTIEDYQLLERVVGSKDLVKVDNLKPKETIMITVGSSTTLGVIKSIKANRIEVELKRPIVAWDKGLRAVISRQIGGRWRLVGWGLISY from the coding sequence CAAGCTATAACCGGAGTCTGGACTTCGAAACATTCAGAAGAATTAAAGAGAGGAATGACGATAAAACTTGGATATGCTGAAGCAAATGTTGGTCTTTGCGGGAACTGTCCCCTACCTGATGCGTATGTTACTGAACCCTCCTGTGCACATTGTGGAAGTACTGAAGAACCTAAGTTCTTAAGGAAGGTATCATTTATAGATGCACCAGGTCACGAAGTCCTAATGGCGACAATGTTGTCAGGAGCTGCTTTAATGGATGGTGCCATTTTAGTAGTTGCTGCAAATGAACCATTTCCACAACCTCAAACTAGGGAACATTTTTTTGCATTAGGTATAATAAACATAAAAAACATAATAATAGTACAAAATAAAGTTGATGTAGTATCTAAAGAAGAGGCTATAAAGCAGTATAATCAAATAAAGGAATTTCTAAAAGGTACGTGGGCTGAAGGGGCTCCTATAATTCCAGTAAGCGCTCTTCATAAGATAAATATAGATGCATTGATCGAGGCTATACAAAAATATATTCCTACTCCAGAACGTGATCTAAGCAAACCCCCAATAATGCTCGTAATAAGAAGCTTTGATGTAAATAAGCCAGGTACGTCGTATAATGAATTGAAAGGTGGAGTACTTGGAGGGAGCGTCATACAAGGTAAAATTGAAGTTGGTGACGAAATAAAAGTCTTACCTGGAATAAGGATAGAAAAAGGCGGTGGAAAAGCTGAATATGAACCGCTATATTCTAAGGTCACATCTATTAGGTTTTCAGATCTAGAAGTTAAGGAAGCAAAACCGGGTGGATTAATGGCTATAGGAACTGAACTAGACCCTTCATATGTTAAAGCTGATAGTTTAGTAGGTAGTGTAGTAGTTAAAGCTAATTATGATGTACCGGTACTTTTCGAAATGACAATTGAAGACTATCAACTTCTTGAGAGAGTGGTCGGGAGCAAGGATCTAGTAAAGGTAGATAATTTAAAACCTAAGGAAACAATCATGATCACAGTAGGTTCATCTACTACCTTAGGCGTTATAAAATCAATAAAGGCAAACAGAATAGAAGTAGAATTAAAGAGACCTATAGTGGCATGGGATAAAGGATTAAGGGCAGTTATAAGCAGACAAATAGGTGGTAGATGGAGATTAGTAGGATGGGGACTGATCAGCTATTAA